The Gemmatimonadales bacterium genome window below encodes:
- a CDS encoding type IV pilus twitching motility protein PilT — protein sequence MSINLRALLEEMIEKEASDLHITAGERPKLRIDGEMADSSVPDVLTPKDTLQLAYSVLTENQKKRFETEDELDFSFGIQNLARFRGNVFKQRGCVALVIRMIPFNVRTFQDLGLPPVVAKLAERPRGLILVTGPTGSGKSTTLAAIIDKINKERKGHIITVEDPIEFIHRHQGCIVNQREVGTDTKSFSTALKYCLREDPDVILVGEMRDLETIAAALTIAETGHLALATLHTNSAAESINRIIDVFPHNQQSQVRAQLAFVLEGVITQTLLPKLRGRGRVMAAEIMVITPAIRAMIREEKIHMIYGAMQAGKRYGMQTMNDSLYQIYTAGEASEEECLRVSSDPREFGRMIGKELVEDREPVPMEKPLRAAAGARR from the coding sequence ATGAGCATCAATCTGCGCGCGCTGCTCGAGGAAATGATCGAGAAGGAGGCCTCCGACCTGCACATCACCGCGGGCGAGCGGCCCAAGTTGCGCATCGACGGCGAAATGGCCGACAGCTCGGTGCCCGACGTCCTCACGCCCAAGGACACGCTGCAGTTGGCGTACTCGGTCCTCACCGAAAATCAGAAGAAGCGGTTCGAGACCGAGGACGAGCTGGACTTTTCCTTCGGCATTCAGAACCTGGCGCGCTTCCGCGGCAACGTGTTCAAGCAGCGCGGCTGCGTGGCCCTCGTAATCCGCATGATTCCGTTCAATGTGCGAACGTTCCAGGACTTGGGTCTCCCGCCCGTCGTGGCGAAGCTGGCCGAGCGGCCGCGGGGGCTCATCCTGGTGACGGGGCCGACCGGCTCGGGCAAGAGCACCACGCTCGCCGCGATCATCGACAAGATCAACAAGGAGCGGAAGGGGCACATCATCACGGTGGAGGACCCGATCGAGTTCATCCACCGCCACCAGGGCTGCATCGTTAACCAGCGCGAGGTGGGCACCGACACCAAGAGCTTCTCGACGGCGCTCAAGTACTGCCTGCGCGAGGACCCGGACGTGATCCTGGTGGGCGAGATGCGCGACCTCGAGACCATCGCCGCGGCGCTCACCATCGCGGAAACGGGCCACCTCGCTCTGGCCACGCTGCACACCAACTCCGCGGCCGAGTCGATCAATCGCATCATCGACGTCTTCCCGCACAACCAGCAGTCGCAGGTGCGGGCGCAGCTCGCCTTCGTGCTGGAAGGCGTGATCACCCAGACGCTGCTGCCCAAGCTCCGGGGGCGTGGGCGGGTGATGGCGGCGGAGATCATGGTGATCACGCCGGCCATCCGGGCGATGATTCGTGAAGAAAAGATCCATATGATCTACGGGGCCATGCAGGCCGGCAAGCGGTACGGGATGCAGACGATGAACGACTCGCTCTACCAGATCTACACCGCCGGCGAAGCGTCCGAGGAGGAATGCCTCCGCGTCTCCTCCGATCCGCGCGAATTCGGGCGCATGATCGGCAAGGAGCTGGTGGAGGATCGCGAGCCGGTGCCGATGGAGAAGCCGCTCCGCGCTGCCGCCGGCGCGCGTCGCTGA
- a CDS encoding type II secretion system F family protein: MPVFEYTARNPSGQIQKGQLDVASQSEVNAYLRKNRLLLVSVRQAPKKITFGLGGQRIKIRDIVIFTRQFATMINAGLPLVQSLTILAQQTENKALAEVTRAVVYDVESGNTLADAFAKHPRAFSALYVNMVAAGEAGGILDTILLRLATFLEKNDALIRKVKGAMVYPGVIMTVAGVAVAVLLIFVIPVFQNLFSSVNLDLPLPTRIVIGLSQGLLHYWWAIAGVAGAIGFAFRRYYGTVSGRRTMDAALLKAPLLGEMLRKSAVSRFTRTLGTLISSGVSILDGLEITAKTAGNMVIHDAVMASRQSIAGGETIAAPLEKSAVFPPMVISMIAVGEQTGGLDEMLSKIADFYDEEVDVAVSALLSLMEPMMIVFLGVVVGGMVVAMYLPIFDMMNAVQ, encoded by the coding sequence ATGCCCGTCTTCGAGTATACCGCGCGCAATCCTTCGGGGCAGATCCAGAAGGGTCAGCTCGACGTGGCCAGCCAGTCGGAGGTGAACGCCTACCTCCGGAAGAACCGCCTGCTGCTGGTGAGCGTGCGCCAGGCGCCCAAGAAGATCACGTTCGGTCTGGGCGGGCAGCGAATCAAGATCCGCGACATCGTGATCTTCACCCGTCAGTTCGCGACGATGATCAACGCGGGCCTGCCGCTGGTGCAATCGCTCACCATCCTGGCCCAGCAGACCGAGAACAAAGCGCTGGCCGAGGTGACGCGCGCCGTGGTGTACGATGTCGAGTCGGGCAACACCCTCGCCGACGCCTTCGCCAAGCATCCGCGTGCGTTCTCGGCGCTCTACGTCAATATGGTGGCCGCGGGCGAGGCGGGCGGCATCCTGGACACGATCCTGCTCCGGCTCGCGACGTTCCTGGAGAAGAACGACGCCCTGATTCGGAAGGTGAAGGGCGCGATGGTGTACCCGGGCGTCATCATGACGGTCGCCGGCGTCGCCGTCGCGGTGCTGCTCATCTTCGTGATCCCGGTGTTCCAGAACCTCTTCTCGTCGGTGAACCTCGACCTCCCGCTACCGACGCGCATCGTGATCGGCCTCTCGCAGGGGCTGCTGCACTACTGGTGGGCCATCGCCGGCGTCGCCGGCGCCATCGGGTTCGCGTTCCGGCGCTACTACGGCACGGTGAGCGGGCGCCGCACGATGGACGCGGCGCTGCTCAAGGCGCCGCTCCTGGGCGAAATGCTGCGGAAGTCCGCGGTCTCCCGCTTCACCCGCACGCTGGGCACGCTCATCTCGTCGGGCGTGTCGATCCTGGACGGGCTCGAGATCACGGCCAAGACGGCCGGCAACATGGTGATCCACGACGCCGTGATGGCGTCGCGGCAGTCGATCGCCGGGGGCGAAACCATCGCGGCGCCGCTGGAGAAGTCGGCGGTGTTCCCGCCGATGGTGATCTCCATGATCGCGGTGGGTGAGCAGACCGGCGGGCTCGATGAGATGCTCAGCAAGATCGCCGATTTCTATGATGAGGAAGTGGACGTGGCGGTGAGCGCGCTGCTCTCGCTCATGGAGCCGATGATGATCGTGTTCCTCGGTGTGGTCGTGGGCGGCATGGTGGTGGCGATGTACCTGCCGATCTTCGATATGATGAACGCGGTGCAGTGA
- a CDS encoding BON domain-containing protein, which translates to MDHDYTQPMPYDLNSWRYARSHPDPLGDHFGPVEWGGGGGRAGSTRMDPHWIDMRGALAGADYSSARMLDHPTYAGRGPKNHRRPDGRIAEDVCEALTVHLGVDASEIEVKVNDGEVSLTGSVEDRRMRRVAAEVAESVAGVRDVHTRVRVRERR; encoded by the coding sequence ATGGACCACGACTACACCCAGCCCATGCCCTACGATCTGAATAGCTGGCGCTACGCCCGCTCACATCCCGATCCGCTGGGTGACCACTTCGGCCCGGTCGAATGGGGCGGCGGGGGAGGCCGGGCGGGCAGCACCCGGATGGACCCGCACTGGATCGATATGCGCGGCGCGCTGGCCGGAGCAGACTATTCGTCAGCCCGCATGCTCGACCACCCCACCTACGCCGGCCGGGGCCCGAAGAACCACCGCCGCCCCGACGGGCGAATCGCCGAGGACGTCTGCGAGGCGCTTACCGTACACCTCGGGGTGGACGCGAGCGAAATCGAAGTGAAAGTGAACGACGGCGAGGTGTCGCTTACCGGGAGCGTGGAGGACCGCCGCATGCGCCGCGTGGCCGCCGAGGTCGCGGAATCGGTGGCCGGCGTGCGGGACGTGCACACGCGGGTGCGTGTGCGCGAACGGCGCTAG
- a CDS encoding sigma-70 family RNA polymerase sigma factor, with translation MMDESVEAPGALRVLLDSHARFLAFVERRVGSRDVAEDILQEAFVRSLDGTAGLRNSESAVAWFYRVLRNAITDHFRRQDSRARAHDRFASEADEAVAGPDEELETVICACVAALVGTIKPEYGAAIRRVDLDGRSVRDFAAEIGITPGNAGVRLHRAREALRRQVARSCGTCLTHGCLDCNCSRGEAGAGAETCN, from the coding sequence ATGATGGACGAGTCGGTCGAGGCACCCGGAGCTCTCCGGGTGCTTCTCGACAGCCACGCCCGGTTTCTCGCGTTCGTCGAGCGGCGCGTGGGGTCGCGCGACGTGGCGGAGGACATCCTGCAGGAGGCGTTCGTCCGTAGCCTCGACGGCACGGCGGGGCTGCGGAATTCCGAATCCGCAGTCGCGTGGTTCTATCGCGTGCTCAGGAACGCCATCACCGACCATTTCCGCAGGCAGGATTCGCGGGCGCGGGCCCACGACCGATTTGCGTCCGAGGCGGACGAGGCGGTTGCGGGTCCCGATGAGGAGCTCGAGACCGTGATCTGTGCTTGTGTCGCGGCCCTCGTCGGCACGATCAAGCCGGAGTACGGCGCGGCCATTCGCCGGGTGGACCTCGACGGAAGGAGCGTCCGCGACTTTGCCGCGGAGATCGGTATCACGCCGGGGAATGCGGGGGTTCGGCTGCACCGGGCCCGCGAGGCGCTCCGCCGGCAGGTGGCGCGGAGTTGCGGCACCTGCCTAACCCACGGCTGCCTCGACTGCAACTGCAGTCGGGGCGAGGCCGGGGCCGGCGCAGAGACATGTAACTAG
- a CDS encoding DUF4340 domain-containing protein has product MSARQLLRMGIALVVLLALWGAAAFARRHRGSPAGEDAFRLPAVARASVDTVVLTHGADTAVLARQDSARWTVNGHRAAPRAVADLFAALADTAPASELIAEEPASHAALGVDSAGGTHVEMRGGGKMLVDFIAGNRSAQSGGGYVRRVGEDPTYLLHGRLVDAVTRQTDSWRDHKIAAVPSDSVARIDVTRSGHHYTLARGEEGWRLKPGGAVDTAQVADLLSEYRAVDATAFASPAQADSLDFRRPDRRTRLERKDGSPILTLLIDSTKAGFWAKADTGQTVYRIDSYTADRLAPEAKTLEAQPAAKAAKASAKVAAKATK; this is encoded by the coding sequence ATGAGCGCGAGGCAACTGCTCAGGATGGGCATCGCGCTCGTGGTGCTGCTGGCGCTCTGGGGCGCGGCGGCGTTCGCGCGGCGGCACCGTGGGTCGCCGGCGGGCGAGGACGCGTTCCGGTTGCCGGCGGTGGCGCGCGCATCGGTGGACACGGTGGTGCTCACGCACGGCGCCGACACCGCGGTGCTCGCCAGGCAGGATTCGGCCCGCTGGACCGTGAACGGGCACCGCGCGGCACCGCGGGCGGTGGCCGATCTCTTCGCGGCGCTGGCCGACACCGCGCCGGCGAGCGAGCTGATTGCCGAGGAGCCCGCATCGCACGCGGCGCTCGGGGTGGACAGCGCGGGCGGGACCCACGTCGAGATGCGCGGCGGCGGCAAGATGCTGGTGGATTTCATCGCGGGCAATCGGTCGGCGCAGTCCGGCGGCGGATACGTGCGCCGTGTGGGGGAGGACCCCACTTATCTCCTGCACGGCCGCCTGGTGGACGCCGTGACCCGCCAGACCGACAGCTGGCGCGACCACAAGATCGCGGCCGTGCCGTCCGACAGCGTGGCCCGGATCGACGTGACCCGCTCAGGGCATCATTACACGCTCGCACGCGGGGAGGAGGGGTGGAGGCTCAAGCCGGGCGGCGCGGTCGATACCGCCCAGGTGGCCGATCTGCTGTCGGAGTATCGCGCGGTGGACGCGACGGCGTTCGCCTCGCCCGCGCAGGCCGATTCGCTCGACTTCAGGCGGCCGGACCGGCGTACTCGGCTCGAGCGCAAGGACGGGTCGCCGATCCTCACCCTGCTCATCGATTCCACCAAGGCCGGGTTCTGGGCCAAGGCGGATACCGGCCAGACGGTGTACCGGATCGACTCGTATACCGCCGACCGGCTGGCGCCGGAGGCGAAGACGCTCGAGGCGCAGCCGGCAGCGAAGGCGGCCAAGGCGTCGGCGAAGGTTGCGGCCAAGGCGACGAAGTAG
- a CDS encoding Gldg family protein, whose product MRIWTVTRRELKALFDLPTGYVLLVAFLAINAFLFFRQAYLTQVASLRPMLDVLPWELLFFVPAVTMRSLSEDIRGGQLEVVLAQPLSELELLLGKYFASVLFLWIALALSLAIPLGLSLGADMPWPTVAAQYVGAGLLAAGFAGIGTWASSLSRSQITAFILAAVLMFLLILAGLNPLLVGLPPSLATTAARIGVLSHFESIGRGVIDLRDVIYFVSLAGIFLALAYGALLGRKLAPARGALRRLRLGVGMLAASLVVVNLLGGYINGRLDLSPGQAYTLSPASRQVLGNLDDLVTIKVFASSELPTEVALMKRDVDDLLHDIRSAGHDRVRIIERDPSSDDKAKSEAEALGIQPVQFNVIGESELQVKQGYLGIALQHGAETTTLPFVHNTDDLEYRLVSSIRDITRADKPRIGLLATSGGSPGTGYSDLREQLRKSYDMGDVSLHDTIPLDTTMAALVLAGSPDSVPAAQLERLQRYVDHGGNLLVLAGGMALSSQMPVADPRPLPWNSLLDPFGVSVRSDVAYDLLASEAIPVSSDFGRVMRLYPFFIRAESTHRSAINRDIGAAVLTWASTIDTSKAAKGTVTPLLRTSAAGGTLTGATSIDPQRDFPQSGAGRKLLAVVVAPKDSARGRAVVIGSTDFATDRFVRVAPENLTIALNAADWLAQDEGLIAIRSKDRHPVPLVFATAAERDLAKYVNLVGLPLLVVLVGIVHLVRRRRRTRAPYRPFVPSATPAQEAAA is encoded by the coding sequence ATGCGCATCTGGACTGTCACGCGCCGCGAGCTCAAGGCGCTGTTCGACCTTCCCACCGGTTACGTGCTGCTGGTGGCCTTCCTCGCGATCAACGCGTTCCTCTTCTTCCGCCAGGCCTACCTGACGCAGGTGGCGAGCCTCCGCCCGATGCTCGACGTGCTGCCGTGGGAGCTGCTCTTCTTCGTGCCGGCGGTGACGATGCGCTCGCTCTCGGAGGACATCCGCGGCGGGCAGCTCGAGGTGGTGCTGGCGCAGCCCCTGAGCGAGCTGGAGCTCCTGCTCGGCAAGTACTTCGCGTCGGTGCTCTTTCTCTGGATTGCGCTCGCGCTTTCGCTTGCCATTCCGCTCGGCCTCTCGCTCGGCGCGGACATGCCGTGGCCCACGGTGGCGGCGCAGTATGTGGGCGCCGGGCTGCTCGCCGCGGGGTTCGCGGGCATCGGCACCTGGGCCTCGAGCCTCTCGCGCAGCCAGATCACCGCGTTCATCCTCGCGGCCGTGCTGATGTTCCTGCTGATCCTGGCGGGGCTGAATCCGCTCCTCGTAGGGCTGCCGCCGTCACTCGCCACCACCGCCGCGCGGATCGGCGTGCTCTCGCACTTCGAGAGCATCGGGCGCGGCGTAATCGACCTGCGCGACGTCATCTACTTCGTCTCGCTCGCGGGCATCTTCCTGGCGCTCGCATACGGCGCGCTGCTCGGCCGGAAGCTCGCCCCGGCGCGCGGCGCGCTCCGCCGGCTTCGTTTGGGCGTGGGCATGCTCGCCGCGTCGCTCGTCGTGGTGAACTTGCTGGGCGGCTACATCAACGGGCGGCTCGACCTCTCGCCGGGACAGGCATACACCCTTTCTCCGGCGAGCCGGCAGGTGCTCGGTAACCTCGACGATCTCGTCACGATCAAGGTCTTCGCCTCGTCCGAGCTGCCGACCGAAGTGGCGCTCATGAAGCGCGACGTGGACGACCTGCTGCACGACATCCGCTCGGCCGGACACGACCGGGTCCGGATCATCGAGCGCGACCCGTCGAGCGACGACAAGGCCAAGAGCGAGGCCGAGGCGCTCGGCATCCAGCCGGTGCAATTCAACGTGATCGGCGAGTCGGAGCTGCAGGTGAAGCAGGGATATCTGGGCATCGCGCTCCAGCACGGCGCCGAGACGACCACGCTGCCGTTCGTGCACAACACCGACGACCTGGAGTACCGGCTGGTCTCGTCGATCCGCGACATCACCCGCGCCGACAAGCCCAGGATCGGGCTCCTCGCCACGTCGGGGGGATCGCCCGGCACGGGGTACAGCGATCTCAGGGAGCAACTCAGGAAGTCCTACGACATGGGAGACGTGTCACTGCACGACACGATCCCACTCGATACCACGATGGCCGCGCTGGTGCTCGCGGGATCGCCCGACTCGGTGCCCGCGGCCCAGCTCGAGCGGTTGCAGCGCTACGTGGACCATGGCGGAAATCTTCTCGTGCTCGCGGGCGGCATGGCGCTCTCCTCGCAGATGCCGGTGGCCGACCCGCGTCCGCTTCCGTGGAACTCGCTGCTCGATCCGTTTGGCGTTTCGGTGCGGAGTGACGTGGCGTACGACCTTCTCGCGAGCGAAGCGATCCCGGTGTCGAGCGATTTCGGCCGGGTGATGCGGCTGTATCCGTTCTTCATTCGCGCGGAGAGCACCCACCGCTCAGCGATCAACCGCGACATCGGCGCGGCGGTGCTCACCTGGGCCAGCACGATCGACACGAGCAAAGCGGCGAAGGGCACGGTGACGCCACTCCTCCGGACGAGCGCCGCCGGCGGCACGCTCACCGGTGCCACTTCGATCGATCCGCAGCGCGACTTTCCGCAGTCGGGTGCCGGGCGAAAGCTCCTCGCGGTAGTCGTGGCACCGAAGGACAGTGCGCGCGGCCGAGCGGTGGTGATCGGCAGCACCGATTTCGCGACCGACAGGTTCGTGCGGGTGGCGCCGGAAAACCTCACCATCGCGCTCAACGCGGCCGACTGGCTGGCCCAGGATGAGGGACTGATCGCGATCCGATCGAAAGACCGGCACCCCGTCCCGCTCGTCTTCGCGACGGCGGCGGAGCGGGATCTCGCCAAGTACGTGAACTTGGTCGGGCTGCCACTCCTGGTCGTGCTCGTGGGCATCGTGCACTTGGTACGGCGCCGGCGGCGCACGCGCGCACCATACCGGCCGTTCGTGCCGTCGGCGACGCCGGCGCAGGAGGCGGCAGCATGA
- a CDS encoding ATP-binding cassette domain-containing protein, which produces MPLLALDRVSKHFGAIAAVDEVSFEVDRGQVVGFLGPNGAGKSTTMRMITQFLEPDAGSIRLDGIPLDEAGRAAKRRIGYLPENNPLYAEMLVSEYLDFVGRLRALDGPERRSAIDESVAATGLEPVFHRPIGELSKGFRQRVGLAAAILHRPDLLILDEPTEGLDPNQRVEIRRLIGELGRERTVLLSTHVLPELRYTCSRLLIINQGRLVADGPMDDLVARAKGAARIAVEAAGDGAAAHFAEKIAALPGVAAVEPHEPVEGRARVTVTASAAEDLRPRIFDLTKAEGWTLFELHQEAGSLEDLFRELTIQQES; this is translated from the coding sequence ATGCCTTTGCTCGCCCTCGACCGGGTGTCCAAACACTTTGGCGCCATCGCTGCCGTCGACGAAGTCTCCTTCGAGGTGGACCGCGGCCAGGTGGTCGGTTTCCTCGGACCCAATGGCGCCGGCAAGTCCACCACCATGCGGATGATCACCCAGTTCCTGGAGCCCGACGCCGGCTCCATCCGCCTCGACGGCATTCCGCTTGACGAGGCCGGCCGCGCCGCCAAGCGGCGGATCGGCTACCTCCCCGAGAACAACCCGCTCTACGCCGAGATGCTGGTGTCGGAGTACCTCGATTTCGTGGGCCGGCTCCGGGCGCTCGACGGACCCGAGCGGCGGAGCGCTATCGACGAGTCCGTCGCCGCCACCGGGCTCGAGCCTGTCTTCCACCGTCCGATCGGTGAGCTATCCAAGGGGTTCCGCCAGCGCGTCGGGCTCGCCGCTGCCATCCTCCACCGGCCCGACCTTCTCATCCTCGACGAGCCGACCGAAGGGCTCGATCCGAACCAGCGGGTCGAGATCCGCCGGCTGATCGGCGAGCTGGGCCGGGAGCGCACCGTGCTCCTTTCCACCCACGTGCTGCCGGAGCTTCGGTACACCTGCTCGCGCCTCCTCATCATCAACCAGGGCCGCCTCGTGGCCGACGGGCCGATGGACGACCTGGTCGCCCGGGCCAAAGGCGCGGCGCGGATCGCGGTCGAAGCCGCGGGCGACGGGGCGGCCGCACACTTCGCCGAGAAGATCGCGGCGCTCCCCGGGGTCGCCGCCGTCGAGCCGCACGAGCCGGTCGAGGGACGCGCGCGCGTCACCGTGACCGCCTCCGCCGCGGAAGACCTCCGCCCGCGGATTTTCGACCTGACCAAGGCAGAAGGCTGGACCCTCTTCGAGCTGCACCAGGAAGCCGGCAGCCTCGAGGATCTGTTCCGCGAGCTTACGATTCAGCAGGAGTCCTGA
- a CDS encoding metalloregulator ArsR/SmtB family transcription factor, which yields MSTETSVRATAALFHALSDETRLAIVERLRRGERCVCELTDLLDAAQSRLSFHLKVLREAGVIDCRREGRWAYYWLRPEAFDALEEASKVLRPTPAAVARQREACCG from the coding sequence ATGAGCACCGAAACCTCCGTCCGCGCAACCGCCGCCCTCTTCCACGCCCTCTCCGACGAGACCCGGCTCGCCATCGTCGAGCGACTGCGGCGCGGCGAGCGCTGCGTGTGCGAGCTGACCGACCTCCTCGACGCCGCCCAGTCCCGGCTCAGCTTCCATCTCAAGGTGCTGCGCGAGGCCGGCGTGATCGACTGCCGGCGCGAAGGCCGCTGGGCGTATTACTGGCTCCGGCCCGAGGCGTTCGATGCGCTGGAGGAGGCGTCCAAGGTGCTTCGCCCCACACCCGCGGCCGTCGCGCGGCAGCGGGAGGCGTGCTGCGGCTAA
- a CDS encoding arsenite methyltransferase: protein MTTNSANPAGDRAEPATIRDTVRQRYGEAARRVLAGEGDADCGPADSCCGTANSCCGAAPATGGGHDPITANLYGPDQTACLPAEAVLASLGCGNPTALAELREGDTVLDLGSGGGIDVLLSARRVGPSGKAYGLDMTDEMLALARANAAKAGATNVEFLEGEIEHIPLPDASVDVIISNCVINLSADKRRVLAEAFRVLKPGGRLAVSDVVVRGELPAPVRRSMELWVGCVAGALEEGEFKALLAETGFTGAEIEPTRIYQMEDARAFLAGTDADLEVLAREVTGRVMGAFVRATKPGAA from the coding sequence ATGACGACGAACAGCGCAAACCCGGCGGGCGACAGGGCCGAGCCGGCGACGATCAGGGACACCGTCCGCCAGCGCTACGGCGAAGCCGCGAGGCGGGTCCTCGCGGGCGAAGGCGATGCCGATTGCGGGCCCGCCGACTCCTGCTGCGGCACGGCCAACTCCTGCTGCGGAGCGGCGCCCGCCACCGGTGGCGGCCATGACCCCATCACGGCCAACCTTTATGGCCCCGACCAGACCGCCTGCCTTCCCGCGGAGGCCGTGCTGGCTTCGCTCGGCTGCGGAAATCCGACCGCGCTGGCCGAGCTGCGCGAAGGCGACACGGTGCTCGACCTGGGCTCGGGCGGCGGCATCGACGTGCTGCTCTCCGCCCGGCGCGTGGGTCCGAGCGGCAAGGCGTACGGCCTCGACATGACCGACGAGATGCTCGCGCTGGCACGGGCCAACGCCGCAAAGGCCGGCGCCACCAACGTCGAGTTCCTCGAGGGCGAGATCGAGCACATCCCGCTGCCCGACGCGTCGGTCGACGTCATCATCTCCAACTGCGTCATCAATCTCTCGGCCGACAAGCGCCGGGTGCTGGCCGAAGCGTTCCGGGTGCTCAAGCCGGGCGGCCGGCTCGCGGTATCGGACGTGGTCGTGCGCGGCGAGCTGCCGGCGCCGGTGCGGCGGAGCATGGAGCTGTGGGTCGGCTGCGTGGCGGGCGCGCTCGAGGAAGGCGAGTTCAAGGCGCTCCTTGCCGAGACGGGATTCACCGGCGCCGAGATCGAGCCCACCAGGATCTATCAGATGGAAGACGCGCGCGCGTTTCTGGCCGGGACCGATGCCGACCTCGAGGTACTGGCCCGTGAGGTAACGGGGCGGGTAATGGGTGCGTTCGTGCGGGCGACCAAGCCGGGCGCGGCGTGA
- a CDS encoding arsenate reductase ArsC, producing MSRPPLRLLFVCTGNSARSQIAEAVLNAEAGGRVVAESAGVEPAARVNPLAVRVLEEYGYASPGHAPRGLDVAATREWDCVVTVCDHARESCPLLPGRPAVAHWGMPDPAAVGGSDAVRRAAFEAAFRVIRGRVRRLLALSPERLSRGELAQQVDAIAREPSGPTSAGEHRAG from the coding sequence GTGAGCCGGCCGCCGCTCCGGCTCCTCTTCGTCTGCACCGGTAACAGCGCTCGGAGCCAGATCGCCGAAGCCGTGCTCAACGCTGAAGCCGGCGGGCGGGTGGTGGCGGAGAGCGCCGGTGTCGAGCCGGCGGCGCGGGTGAATCCGCTCGCGGTGCGAGTGCTGGAGGAGTACGGCTACGCCTCGCCCGGCCATGCGCCTCGCGGGCTCGATGTCGCCGCCACGCGAGAGTGGGACTGCGTCGTCACCGTCTGCGATCACGCGCGGGAGAGCTGCCCGCTTCTTCCCGGCCGGCCGGCGGTGGCGCACTGGGGCATGCCGGACCCCGCTGCGGTGGGCGGCAGCGACGCGGTGCGGCGCGCCGCGTTCGAAGCGGCCTTCCGGGTGATCCGCGGCCGGGTCCGCCGGCTGCTCGCGCTCTCGCCCGAGCGGCTGAGTCGGGGCGAGCTCGCGCAGCAGGTCGACGCGATCGCCAGGGAGCCGTCCGGTCCGACGTCCGCCGGGGAGCACCGGGCCGGCTGA
- a CDS encoding ammonium transporter, producing MPISALLPLLQSAAPAPVPVPAPTVVPADTAWMLTATALVLLMTPALGFFYGGLVRSKSSLNTMMMSYVALGVVGILWAVAAYSLAFADGSAWIGGLQNAFLNGVTADAKGTIPHVLFMAYQGTFAIITAALISGAIVERMRFGPYIAFIAIWALVVYAPVAHWVWGGGWLGKLGVLDFAGGTVVHINAGVSALVAAAVIGARKDYGRQAILPHNVPFVLLGAGLLWFGWFGFNGGSALAANGSAATAFTNTFLAPMATLVVWVLLDYVRTRRATAVGGATGIVVGLVAITPAAGFVSPMGALALGALAAFPSYFAIILRSRTRLDDSLDVFAGHGIGGITGALLTGVFAVKAWGGTDGLLAGNAAQLGIQAVGVVASFVYAGVMTFVILKVLGSVVELRGVSQAEALGMDVTQHGEEAYTSGEGSILVLPDSDFGVAPAPALTPHPIAR from the coding sequence GTGCCGATCTCCGCGCTGCTCCCACTGCTACAGAGCGCCGCCCCCGCCCCCGTCCCCGTCCCCGCGCCGACGGTCGTCCCCGCCGACACCGCGTGGATGCTCACGGCCACCGCGCTCGTGCTGCTCATGACCCCGGCGCTCGGCTTCTTCTACGGAGGCCTCGTCCGGTCCAAGAGCTCGCTCAACACCATGATGATGAGCTACGTGGCGCTCGGTGTGGTCGGCATCCTCTGGGCAGTCGCCGCCTACAGCCTCGCCTTTGCCGACGGGTCGGCCTGGATCGGGGGGCTGCAGAACGCTTTCCTCAATGGGGTCACGGCGGACGCCAAGGGCACCATTCCCCACGTGCTCTTCATGGCCTATCAGGGCACCTTCGCCATCATCACGGCGGCGCTCATCTCCGGCGCCATCGTCGAGCGGATGCGGTTCGGACCCTACATCGCCTTCATCGCGATCTGGGCGCTCGTGGTGTACGCGCCGGTGGCGCACTGGGTCTGGGGCGGTGGCTGGCTCGGCAAGCTCGGCGTGCTCGACTTTGCCGGCGGCACGGTGGTGCACATCAACGCCGGCGTGTCGGCGCTCGTGGCCGCGGCGGTGATCGGCGCGCGCAAGGACTACGGGCGGCAGGCCATTCTGCCGCACAACGTGCCGTTCGTGCTGCTCGGTGCCGGGCTCCTCTGGTTCGGCTGGTTCGGCTTCAACGGCGGCAGCGCGCTCGCGGCCAACGGGTCGGCGGCGACGGCGTTCACCAACACCTTCCTGGCCCCGATGGCGACACTCGTCGTGTGGGTGCTGCTCGACTACGTCCGGACCCGGCGGGCTACGGCCGTGGGCGGGGCCACCGGCATCGTGGTGGGTCTCGTGGCCATCACGCCGGCAGCGGGGTTCGTGAGCCCGATGGGCGCGCTTGCCCTGGGCGCGCTCGCGGCGTTCCCGTCATACTTCGCCATCATCCTCCGCTCGCGCACCCGGCTGGACGATTCGCTCGACGTTTTCGCAGGCCACGGCATCGGCGGCATCACCGGCGCGCTGCTCACCGGCGTATTCGCGGTAAAGGCGTGGGGCGGCACCGACGGTCTCCTGGCCGGCAACGCCGCGCAGCTCGGGATCCAGGCGGTGGGCGTCGTGGCTTCGTTCGTCTACGCGGGTGTGATGACGTTCGTGATCCTCAAGGTGCTCGGGTCCGTCGTGGAGCTCCGCGGCGTCAGTCAGGCCGAGGCGCTCGGCATGGACGTGACGCAGCACGGCGAGGAGGCGTACACCAGCGGCGAGGGTTCGATCCTGGTGCTGCCGGATTCCGACTTCGGGGTGGCGCCCGCACCGGCGCTTACCCCTCACCCCATCGCGCGCTGA